Proteins encoded in a region of the Pseudomonas denitrificans (nom. rej.) genome:
- a CDS encoding AEC family transporter, whose product MHTVFAVVLPIFALILVGWLCRRTNRLGPQAASEINKLVVWLCLPALLFKVTATATWAEIWQPGFLAAFTGGCLLVFFATLVWRLMQGRALPAASIDGLSASYANTGYMGIPLCLLVFGQDGLEPALIASLLVVCVLFAIAVVCIEVGLQEEKHIGRAIWVVSKALGKNPLVVSPIIGGLWAVTGLGLPAPLLHFLDMLAAATTPCALVSLGLFLAQKQEGEQVGAWPLVAIKLVGQPLLTGFLAYKVFDLPPLWADSALLLSALPTGTGPFMLAEYYQREAAVVSRSILVSTLGSLVTLSLCLLWIAR is encoded by the coding sequence ATGCACACCGTGTTCGCCGTCGTCCTGCCGATCTTCGCGCTGATCCTGGTCGGCTGGCTGTGCCGGCGCACCAACCGTCTCGGCCCGCAGGCGGCTTCGGAGATCAACAAGCTGGTGGTCTGGCTGTGCCTGCCGGCGCTGCTGTTCAAGGTCACCGCCACCGCGACCTGGGCGGAAATCTGGCAGCCGGGCTTCCTCGCCGCCTTCACCGGCGGCTGCCTGCTGGTGTTCTTCGCCACCCTCGTCTGGCGCCTGATGCAGGGCCGCGCGCTGCCGGCGGCGAGCATCGACGGCCTCAGCGCGTCCTACGCCAATACCGGATACATGGGCATTCCGCTGTGCCTGCTGGTATTCGGCCAGGACGGCCTGGAGCCGGCGTTGATCGCCTCGCTGCTGGTGGTCTGCGTGCTGTTCGCCATCGCCGTGGTCTGCATCGAGGTCGGGCTGCAGGAAGAGAAACACATCGGCCGCGCCATCTGGGTGGTGAGCAAGGCGCTGGGCAAGAACCCGCTGGTGGTGTCGCCGATCATCGGTGGCCTCTGGGCAGTGACCGGTCTCGGCCTGCCAGCGCCGCTGCTGCACTTCCTCGACATGCTCGCGGCTGCCACCACGCCCTGCGCGCTGGTCTCGCTGGGCCTGTTCCTGGCGCAGAAGCAGGAGGGCGAGCAGGTCGGCGCCTGGCCGCTGGTGGCGATCAAGCTGGTTGGCCAGCCGCTGCTCACCGGTTTCCTCGCCTACAAGGTCTTCGACCTGCCACCGCTGTGGGCGGATTCGGCGCTGCTGCTCAGCGCGCTGCCCACCGGCACCGGGCCTTTCATGCTTGCCGAGTACTACCAGCGCGAGGCCGCGGTGGTGTCGCGGAGCATTCTGGTGTCGACGCTGGGGTCGTTGGTCACGCTCTCCCTGTGCCTGCTGTGGATCGCCCGATAG
- a CDS encoding PilZ domain-containing protein translates to MRKHRRLTFRHIGQINVTNRLSGDPMGVVLDVSMGGLRLVTEEPLAPGSCYDMRLEIPVREDHTRSVDITAICQWSKKDAKNARFEQGFKLDRPSAAFTELVTSMSVSFNRSLLGRARLS, encoded by the coding sequence ATGCGCAAGCACCGCCGTTTGACCTTCCGCCACATCGGCCAGATCAACGTGACCAACCGCCTGAGCGGCGACCCCATGGGGGTGGTCCTGGATGTCTCGATGGGTGGCCTGCGGCTGGTGACGGAGGAGCCGCTGGCGCCGGGCAGTTGCTACGACATGCGCCTGGAGATTCCGGTGCGCGAGGATCACACCCGCTCGGTGGACATCACCGCGATCTGCCAGTGGTCGAAGAAGGACGCGAAGAATGCGCGCTTCGAGCAGGGCTTCAAGCTGGACCGGCCGAGCGCGGCGTTCACCGAGCTGGTGACGTCGATGTCGGTGAGTTTCAACCGCAGTCTGCTGGGGCGGGCGCGGTTGTCGTGA
- a CDS encoding flagellar biosynthesis protein FlhA encodes MRLLQSLLPTFQSGRIGIPLIILSILSMIILPLPPLVLDALFTFNIVVAILVLLVSVSSKSPLDFSLLPTVILVTTLLRLTLNVASTRVVLLDGHTGTGAAGKVIEAFGHVVIGGNFIVGLIVFVILMIINFMVITKGGERISEVTARFTLDALPGKQMAIDADLNAGLIDQNEAKRRRSEVAKEADFYGAMDGASKFVRGDAIAGILILLINLFGGLAIGVFVYDLPAGAAFQRYALLTIGDGLVAQIPALLLSTAAAIIVTRVNESAEITSLVRKQMLASPSLLYTVAGILVVLGLVPGMPHIAFFAFAALVAFIAWRLSLAGPPIEATTLEQTQALTQAMDQERAQQLGWEDIPLVERLSISLGYKLVSLVNEASGAPLPQRIRGVRQTLSESLGFLLPEVQIRDSLRLKASQYAIHINGERIDGAEIHADRLMAIPSPELYGEIDGILGVDPAYRMQVVWILPADKSRALNLGYQVIDCASVVATHLNKVVREHLPDIFKHDDVEHLMQRLTLQAPKLAESLKAQLTYSQQHRVFRQLLQEEVALKDIVTIASALLEGSETTKDPVLLASDVRYALRRSIVSSIAGDRPELSVFVLENALENTLLGALSIAQQAGPVSLDNIPVEPSLLNQLQHSMPVVKEKLRKEGHPPILTVMPQLRPLLARYARVFSPGLHVLSQNEIPERVGVQIMGTLG; translated from the coding sequence ATGCGCCTACTGCAGTCACTATTGCCGACCTTCCAGAGCGGCCGCATCGGCATCCCGCTGATCATCCTGTCGATCCTCTCGATGATCATCCTGCCGCTGCCGCCGCTGGTGCTGGACGCCCTGTTCACCTTCAACATCGTGGTGGCGATCCTGGTGCTGCTGGTCAGCGTGTCGTCAAAAAGTCCGCTGGACTTCTCCCTGCTGCCCACGGTGATCCTGGTCACCACGCTGCTGCGCCTGACCCTCAACGTCGCTTCCACCCGCGTGGTGCTGCTCGACGGCCACACCGGCACGGGCGCGGCCGGCAAGGTGATCGAAGCCTTCGGCCACGTGGTGATCGGCGGCAACTTCATCGTCGGCCTGATCGTCTTCGTGATCCTGATGATCATCAACTTCATGGTCATCACCAAGGGCGGCGAGCGTATCTCCGAGGTGACCGCGCGCTTCACCCTGGACGCCCTGCCCGGCAAGCAGATGGCCATCGACGCCGACCTCAACGCCGGCCTGATCGACCAGAACGAAGCCAAGCGCCGCCGCTCGGAGGTGGCCAAGGAAGCCGACTTCTACGGCGCGATGGATGGCGCCTCGAAGTTCGTCCGCGGCGACGCCATCGCCGGCATCCTGATCCTGCTGATCAACCTGTTCGGCGGCCTGGCCATCGGTGTGTTCGTCTACGACCTGCCGGCCGGTGCGGCCTTCCAGCGCTACGCCCTGCTGACCATCGGCGACGGCCTGGTGGCGCAGATTCCGGCGCTGCTGCTGTCCACCGCGGCGGCGATCATCGTCACGCGGGTCAACGAGTCGGCGGAAATCACCAGCCTGGTGCGCAAGCAGATGCTGGCCTCGCCGTCGCTGCTGTACACCGTCGCCGGCATCCTCGTGGTGCTCGGCCTGGTTCCGGGCATGCCGCACATCGCGTTCTTCGCCTTCGCCGCGCTGGTGGCCTTCATCGCCTGGCGCCTGTCGCTGGCCGGCCCGCCGATCGAGGCGACCACGCTGGAGCAGACCCAGGCGCTGACGCAAGCGATGGACCAGGAGCGCGCGCAGCAACTGGGCTGGGAAGACATCCCGCTGGTGGAGCGCCTGTCGATCTCGCTGGGCTACAAGCTGGTCAGCCTGGTCAACGAGGCCAGCGGCGCGCCGCTGCCGCAACGGATTCGCGGAGTGCGCCAGACGCTCTCGGAAAGCCTGGGCTTCCTCCTGCCGGAAGTGCAGATCCGCGACAGCCTGCGCCTGAAGGCCTCGCAGTACGCCATCCACATCAACGGCGAGCGCATCGACGGCGCGGAAATCCACGCCGACCGGCTGATGGCGATTCCCTCGCCGGAACTCTACGGCGAGATCGACGGCATCCTCGGCGTCGATCCAGCCTACCGCATGCAGGTGGTGTGGATTCTGCCGGCGGACAAGTCCCGCGCGCTGAACCTGGGCTACCAGGTGATCGACTGCGCCAGCGTGGTCGCCACGCACCTGAACAAGGTGGTGCGCGAGCACCTGCCGGACATCTTCAAGCACGACGACGTCGAGCACCTGATGCAGCGCCTGACCCTGCAGGCGCCCAAGCTGGCCGAATCGCTGAAGGCGCAGCTGACCTACTCGCAGCAGCATCGGGTGTTCCGCCAGTTGCTGCAGGAAGAAGTGGCGCTCAAGGATATTGTCACCATCGCCAGCGCCCTGCTCGAAGGCAGCGAGACCACCAAGGACCCGGTGCTGCTGGCCTCCGACGTGCGCTATGCGCTGCGCCGCAGCATCGTTTCCTCGATTGCCGGTGACCGCCCGGAGCTGAGCGTGTTCGTGCTGGAGAACGCCCTGGAGAACACCCTGCTCGGCGCCCTGAGCATCGCCCAGCAGGCCGGCCCGGTGAGCCTGGACAACATCCCGGTGGAGCCCAGCCTGCTCAACCAGCTGCAGCACAGCATGCCGGTGGTGAAGGAAAAGCTGCGCAAGGAAGGCCACCCGCCGATCCTCACCGTGATGCCGCAGCTGCGACCGCTGCTGGCGCGTTACGCGCGGGTGTTCAGTCCAGGGCTGCACGTGCTGTCGCAGAACGAGATTCCGGAGCGGGTGGGGGTGCAGATTATGGGGACGTTGGGCTAA
- the flhB gene encoding flagellar biosynthesis protein FlhB produces the protein MADQHSAQEKTEEASQQKLKKSREDGQVSRSKDLSTTLSLLATLVALKFCVEHFYDGIRQGFALSFIDLRNSEIGLDDLPLVLGHHLVLFITTLLPLLVTPLLVVLFSMIPGGWIFSSKNFMPKLSKLNPITGLGRIFSMQNWTELAKSLLKIVVLILVALYQLHGALPGLLALQRSNVHSAIAAAFGTFYDITLSLLVVFILFSVIDIPIQYFFFKKKLRMTKQERKEEHKNQEGRPEVKARIRQMQRQLVHRQISKSIRTADVVIVNPVHFAVALRYDPKKAQAPYVVAKGLDETALYIRKLAKAHDMEVLELPPLARAIYATTQVNQQIPAQLYKAVAHVLTYILQLKAWRSGRRERPELIKNVPIPEELLNRV, from the coding sequence ATGGCTGACCAGCACAGCGCCCAGGAGAAAACGGAAGAGGCCTCCCAGCAGAAGCTGAAAAAGAGCCGCGAGGACGGCCAGGTCAGCCGCTCCAAGGACCTCTCCACCACCCTCTCGCTACTGGCCACGCTGGTCGCGCTGAAGTTCTGCGTGGAGCACTTCTACGATGGCATCAGGCAGGGCTTTGCGCTGTCCTTCATCGATCTGCGGAACAGCGAGATCGGCCTGGACGACCTGCCGCTGGTGCTAGGCCACCACCTGGTGCTGTTCATCACCACGCTGCTGCCGCTGCTGGTCACGCCGCTGCTGGTGGTGCTGTTCTCGATGATCCCCGGCGGCTGGATCTTCTCCAGCAAGAACTTCATGCCCAAGCTGTCCAAGCTCAACCCGATCACCGGGCTTGGGCGCATTTTCTCGATGCAGAACTGGACGGAGCTGGCCAAGTCGCTGCTCAAGATCGTCGTGCTGATCCTCGTCGCCCTCTATCAGTTGCACGGCGCCCTGCCCGGCCTGCTGGCGCTGCAGCGCAGCAACGTGCACAGCGCCATTGCCGCCGCCTTCGGCACCTTCTACGACATCACCCTGTCGCTGCTGGTGGTGTTCATCCTGTTCTCGGTCATCGACATCCCGATCCAGTACTTCTTCTTCAAGAAGAAGCTGCGCATGACCAAGCAGGAGCGCAAGGAAGAGCACAAGAACCAGGAAGGCCGACCGGAAGTGAAGGCGCGCATCCGCCAGATGCAGCGCCAGCTGGTGCACCGGCAGATCAGCAAATCGATCAGGACCGCCGACGTGGTGATAGTGAACCCGGTGCATTTTGCCGTGGCGCTGCGCTACGACCCGAAGAAGGCCCAGGCGCCCTACGTGGTCGCCAAGGGCCTGGACGAGACCGCGCTGTACATCCGCAAGCTGGCCAAGGCCCATGACATGGAAGTGCTCGAATTGCCGCCGCTGGCGCGCGCCATCTACGCCACCACCCAGGTGAACCAGCAGATTCCCGCGCAGCTGTACAAGGCCGTGGCCCACGTCCTCACCTACATCCTCCAGCTCAAGGCCTGGCGCTCCGGGCGCCGTGAGCGGCCGGAGCTGATCAAGAACGTCCCCATTCCCGAAGAACTGCTGAACAGAGTCTGA
- the fliR gene encoding flagellar biosynthetic protein FliR has translation MQQGASILQAFDYLQTLQAWWWPFCRIMAVFALAPIFSHKAIPMRLRILLGLALTVALGAALPRPPAIDPLSAQGLLVALEQIVFGLMLGLSLMLVFTVFTLVGDVISTQLGLSMAVYNDPMNGVSSSSIFYQLYFILLVFLFLSIDGHLLVVSILYQSFIYWPVGSGLHYLGLESVAGSLAWVFSAAVLITLPVVFCMTLVQFCFGLLNRISPALNLFSLGFPMAIIAGLACIWLTLPDIPENYLKLTRQLLDAIGVIFREGRHG, from the coding sequence ATGCAGCAAGGCGCATCCATCCTGCAGGCCTTCGACTACCTGCAAACGCTGCAGGCCTGGTGGTGGCCCTTCTGCCGGATCATGGCGGTGTTCGCCCTGGCGCCGATCTTCAGCCACAAGGCGATCCCCATGCGCCTGCGCATCCTCCTCGGCCTGGCCCTGACCGTCGCCCTGGGCGCCGCGCTGCCGCGCCCGCCGGCCATCGATCCGCTGTCCGCGCAGGGCCTGCTGGTGGCGCTGGAGCAGATCGTCTTCGGCCTGATGCTGGGCCTTTCGCTGATGCTGGTGTTCACCGTGTTCACCCTGGTGGGCGACGTGATATCCACCCAGTTGGGCCTGAGCATGGCGGTGTACAACGACCCCATGAACGGCGTGTCGTCGTCCTCGATCTTCTACCAGCTGTACTTCATCCTGCTGGTGTTCCTGTTCCTCTCCATCGACGGCCACCTGCTGGTGGTGAGCATCCTCTACCAGAGCTTCATCTACTGGCCGGTAGGCAGCGGGCTGCATTACCTGGGACTGGAGTCGGTGGCCGGCAGCCTCGCCTGGGTGTTCTCCGCCGCCGTGCTGATCACCCTGCCGGTGGTGTTCTGCATGACCCTGGTGCAGTTCTGCTTCGGCCTGCTCAACCGCATCTCGCCGGCACTCAACCTGTTCTCCCTGGGCTTTCCCATGGCGATCATCGCGGGCCTGGCGTGTATCTGGCTGACCCTGCCGGACATCCCCGAGAACTACCTCAAGCTCACCCGCCAGTTGCTCGATGCCATCGGCGTGATCTTCCGCGAGGGGCGCCATGGCTGA
- a CDS encoding flagellar biosynthetic protein FliQ, whose protein sequence is MLTPESAVDIVSNAVHITALIVCVLIVPSLIGGLLVSIFQAATQINEQMLSFLPRLLITLGMLVFAGHWILRTLSELFIESFHQAGRLVG, encoded by the coding sequence ATGCTCACTCCGGAAAGCGCCGTCGATATCGTCTCCAACGCCGTGCACATCACCGCGCTGATCGTCTGCGTGCTGATCGTGCCCAGCCTGATCGGCGGCCTGCTGGTGAGCATTTTCCAGGCGGCCACGCAGATCAACGAGCAGATGCTCAGCTTCCTCCCGCGGCTGCTGATCACCCTGGGGATGCTGGTGTTCGCCGGCCACTGGATATTGCGCACGCTCTCGGAGCTGTTCATCGAGTCGTTCCACCAGGCGGGCCGCCTGGTCGGCTGA
- the fliP gene encoding flagellar type III secretion system pore protein FliP (The bacterial flagellar biogenesis protein FliP forms a type III secretion system (T3SS)-type pore required for flagellar assembly.), which translates to MLSRCLATLGLLIAALCPLYAQAAGGEVTLFNLHDTADGQAFSVKLQILIVMTLLGFLPAMLMLMTCFTRFVIVLAILRQAIGLQQSPPNNVLVGIALVMTLLVMRPVWQDVYSNAYQPFEADQISLEDGLGRAKQTLSRFMLAQTNRTSLETMVSLAGETVPENLNDLDFSLLLPSFVLSELKTAFQLGFMIFIPFLVIDLVVASVLMAMGMMMLSPMMISLPFKLMIFVLVDGWALMMGTLTSSVQPF; encoded by the coding sequence ATGCTGTCCCGCTGCCTGGCCACGCTTGGCCTGCTCATCGCCGCGCTCTGCCCGCTCTACGCGCAGGCGGCCGGCGGCGAGGTCACGCTGTTCAACCTGCACGATACGGCGGACGGCCAGGCCTTCAGCGTCAAGCTGCAGATCCTCATCGTCATGACCCTGCTGGGCTTCCTTCCGGCGATGCTCATGCTGATGACCTGCTTCACCCGCTTCGTCATCGTGCTGGCGATCCTGCGCCAGGCCATCGGCCTGCAGCAGAGCCCGCCGAACAACGTGCTGGTGGGCATCGCCCTGGTGATGACCCTGCTGGTCATGCGCCCGGTCTGGCAGGACGTCTACAGCAACGCCTACCAGCCCTTCGAGGCCGACCAGATCAGCCTGGAAGACGGCCTGGGCCGCGCCAAGCAGACCCTCAGCCGTTTCATGCTCGCGCAGACCAACCGCACCTCGCTGGAAACCATGGTCAGCCTGGCCGGCGAGACGGTGCCGGAGAACCTCAACGACCTGGACTTCTCCCTGCTGCTGCCGTCGTTCGTGCTCAGCGAGCTGAAGACCGCGTTTCAGCTGGGCTTCATGATCTTCATCCCGTTCCTGGTGATCGACCTGGTGGTAGCCAGCGTGCTGATGGCGATGGGCATGATGATGCTCTCGCCGATGATGATCTCGCTGCCGTTCAAGCTGATGATCTTCGTGCTGGTGGACGGCTGGGCCCTGATGATGGGCACGCTGACCAGCAGCGTGCAGCCGTTTTAG
- a CDS encoding FliM/FliN family flagellar motor switch protein, whose translation MTGSLSDSEFESLINDGDLGLTQDVTDIPADPVRAPLPQQDLSFFGKIPVNVTLEVASVEISLKELMDVDANSVIILDKLAGEPLDVKVNGALFAKAEVVVMNGNYGLRVLELCGASLDALTA comes from the coding sequence ATGACCGGTTCTCTCTCCGACTCCGAGTTCGAGTCGCTGATCAACGACGGCGACCTGGGCCTCACCCAGGACGTCACCGATATCCCCGCCGACCCCGTGCGCGCACCGCTGCCGCAGCAGGACCTGAGCTTCTTCGGCAAGATCCCGGTGAACGTCACCCTGGAAGTCGCCTCGGTGGAAATCTCGCTGAAGGAGCTGATGGACGTGGACGCCAACAGCGTGATCATCCTCGACAAGCTCGCCGGCGAGCCGCTGGACGTGAAGGTCAACGGCGCGCTGTTCGCCAAGGCCGAGGTGGTCGTGATGAACGGCAACTACGGCCTGCGCGTGCTCGAACTGTGCGGCGCCAGCCTCGACGCCCTGACGGCGTGA
- a CDS encoding FliM/FliN family flagellar motor switch protein: MTGKSKVHHGVPADSLIRLKPQKLGRHYHKIPQYIKEISGKYPRIISDYFLRHYRINLELDNLSIHEELPRELECLFDSPLGKFGFAMDRALLTEVIECYYGGTVVANRDTPPISSSEQRMLDRLGLDVVDLFGRALLMGESVGRLQQIDPTYEEVQWEYVAEFSYVSHLTGERSSLYLYLDNPLADELTRRLAGPPPPRLTGNPVEHIKHLPLRLDCVVAAARLPLSQVLALEPGDVLTIRPLERVEVRVNQQKLFRGAIFEDDGTLFLSSLESVKNP, from the coding sequence ATGACTGGTAAATCAAAAGTCCACCATGGCGTGCCCGCCGATAGTCTGATTCGACTGAAACCGCAGAAACTCGGCCGGCATTATCACAAGATTCCGCAGTACATCAAAGAGATCTCCGGAAAGTATCCGAGGATCATCAGCGACTACTTCCTGCGGCATTATCGAATCAATCTCGAACTGGATAACCTGAGCATTCACGAGGAACTTCCCCGTGAGCTGGAGTGTTTATTCGATTCGCCCCTGGGCAAGTTCGGTTTCGCCATGGACCGCGCCCTGCTCACCGAAGTCATCGAGTGCTATTACGGCGGCACCGTGGTCGCCAATCGCGACACGCCGCCGATCAGCAGCTCCGAGCAGCGCATGCTCGACCGCCTCGGCCTGGACGTGGTGGACCTGTTCGGCCGCGCCCTGCTGATGGGCGAATCGGTCGGCCGTCTGCAGCAGATCGACCCCACCTATGAAGAAGTGCAGTGGGAGTACGTCGCCGAGTTCAGCTACGTCAGCCACCTGACGGGCGAGCGCTCCTCGCTCTACCTCTACCTGGACAACCCGCTGGCGGACGAACTGACCCGCCGCCTCGCCGGCCCGCCGCCGCCGCGCCTCACCGGCAACCCGGTGGAGCACATCAAGCACCTGCCGCTGCGCCTGGACTGCGTGGTCGCCGCCGCGCGCCTGCCGCTGTCGCAGGTGCTGGCCCTGGAGCCGGGCGATGTGCTGACGATCCGCCCGCTGGAGCGCGTCGAAGTGCGGGTCAACCAGCAGAAGCTGTTCCGCGGCGCCATCTTCGAAGACGACGGCACCCTCTTCCTCTCCTCCCTGGAAAGCGTGAAAAACCCATGA
- a CDS encoding sigma-54 dependent transcriptional regulator translates to MNSLSQSIDQLCETLLEERPAQKKVAIIGPSSDAAHALLLQTLLAEGCRVERFSGFAELARARSDAALLFILAGAFPAPDLYAQVGALLSDGRERDVVPIVGYEEQDKAATLLDLGCVDYLLSPFGAGQLAALLRRQEASSAAQELFVSRSQAGRRLLAMAQRVAQTRAPILVTGETGTGKELLARYIHGIASPDAPFIAVNCAAIPEAMLESILFGHERGAFTGAVTAQPGKFELANGGTLLLDEIGELPLALQAKLLRVLQEQRVERLGGRREIELDVRIIAATNRDLQAEVSEGRFRADLMFRLDVLPLHISPLRERKEDVLPLARRFIRQYAPQDAEHDLLTEAAGRALLQHDWPGNVRELENTLQRALVLRNGLFIQPRDLGLAAPQLPLATVAAVIPLAAEGGRAALRASGKLAEYQHVIDTIRRFGGHKTKAAESLGMTTRALRYRLNAMREQGVQVQF, encoded by the coding sequence GTGAACAGTTTAAGCCAGTCGATCGACCAATTATGTGAAACGCTGCTCGAAGAGCGGCCGGCGCAGAAAAAAGTTGCGATCATCGGGCCGTCCTCGGACGCCGCTCACGCCCTCCTTTTGCAGACGCTGCTGGCCGAAGGCTGCCGCGTCGAGCGCTTCTCCGGCTTCGCCGAATTGGCCCGTGCACGCAGTGACGCTGCCCTGCTGTTCATCCTCGCCGGTGCCTTCCCCGCCCCTGACCTTTATGCGCAGGTCGGCGCGCTGCTCAGCGATGGCCGCGAGCGCGACGTGGTGCCCATCGTCGGCTATGAAGAGCAGGACAAGGCCGCCACCCTGCTCGACCTCGGTTGTGTCGACTACCTGCTCTCGCCCTTCGGCGCCGGCCAGCTGGCCGCACTGCTGCGCCGCCAGGAAGCCTCCAGCGCCGCCCAGGAACTGTTCGTTTCGCGCTCCCAGGCCGGCCGCCGCCTGCTGGCCATGGCGCAACGGGTCGCACAGACCCGCGCACCGATCCTGGTCACCGGCGAAACCGGTACCGGCAAGGAACTGCTGGCCCGCTACATCCACGGTATCGCCAGCCCGGACGCGCCCTTTATCGCGGTGAACTGCGCGGCGATTCCCGAGGCGATGCTCGAATCCATCCTCTTCGGCCACGAACGCGGCGCCTTCACCGGCGCGGTGACTGCCCAGCCGGGCAAGTTCGAACTGGCCAATGGCGGCACCCTGCTGCTGGACGAGATCGGCGAACTGCCGCTGGCCCTGCAGGCCAAGCTGCTGCGCGTGCTGCAGGAGCAGCGCGTGGAGCGCCTGGGCGGGCGCCGCGAGATCGAGCTGGACGTGCGCATCATCGCCGCCACCAACCGCGACCTGCAGGCCGAAGTCAGCGAGGGGCGCTTCCGCGCCGACCTGATGTTCCGCCTCGACGTGCTGCCGCTGCACATCTCGCCCCTGCGTGAGCGCAAGGAAGACGTGCTGCCGCTGGCGCGCCGCTTCATCCGCCAGTACGCCCCGCAGGATGCCGAACACGACCTGCTCACCGAAGCCGCCGGCCGCGCGCTGCTGCAACACGACTGGCCGGGCAACGTGCGCGAGCTGGAGAACACCCTGCAACGCGCCCTGGTTCTGCGCAACGGCTTGTTCATCCAGCCCCGCGACCTCGGCCTGGCCGCACCGCAACTGCCGCTGGCCACCGTCGCGGCGGTGATCCCGCTGGCGGCCGAAGGTGGCCGCGCCGCGCTGCGCGCCAGTGGCAAGCTCGCCGAGTACCAGCATGTCATCGACACTATCCGCCGCTTCGGCGGGCACAAGACCAAGGCCGCCGAAAGCCTGGGCATGACCACCCGCGCGCTGCGCTACCGGCTCAACGCGATGCGTGAGCAGGGCGTGCAGGTGCAGTTCTGA
- a CDS encoding flagellar hook-basal body complex protein FliE, producing the protein MSSIMQVQQDMLDRMNRYADLASGPAVRPAAQLSGSAQAPGIGASFEQALRSVDAEQHKSSAAMAAVDSGQSEDLVGAMIQSQKASVSFSALLQVRNKLTGAFDDIIRMPL; encoded by the coding sequence ATGAGTTCGATCATGCAGGTGCAGCAGGACATGCTGGACCGGATGAACCGTTACGCCGACCTCGCCAGCGGCCCGGCCGTGCGGCCCGCCGCGCAGCTCTCCGGCAGCGCGCAGGCTCCGGGCATCGGCGCCAGCTTCGAGCAGGCGCTGCGCTCGGTGGACGCCGAACAGCACAAGTCCAGCGCCGCCATGGCCGCGGTGGACAGCGGCCAGAGCGAAGACCTGGTCGGCGCCATGATCCAGAGCCAGAAGGCCAGCGTGTCGTTCTCCGCGCTGCTGCAGGTGCGCAACAAGCTCACCGGCGCCTTCGACGACATCATCCGCATGCCGCTGTAA